The Ornithinimicrobium faecis region TGCGGGCGGTGGAGGCCGGGGCGGCTGGCTTTCTGCTCAAGACCGCTGCCCCGGCTGACATCATCGACGCTGTCCGGCGTGTGGCCGCTGGCGAGGGAGTCCTCTCGCCGGCCAGTGTCCCCGAGTTGCTCCAGCACGTCGTCGACCACCCTGTGGTGACGCGACGCCGGGAGGCCGCGGGACAGCTTGCGGCCCTGACCCAGCGGGAGCGCGAGATCGTCGTCCGCGTCGCGCGGGGCCTGTCCAACGCCGACGTGGCACGTGACCTCTTTGTCAGTGAGGCCACAGTCAAGAGTCACCTTGGGGCGGTGCTGGCCAGGCTGGGCTGCACGAGCCGCGTCGAGGTCGCCGTCCTGGCCGAGCGGGCTGGCTGGTTGCATGCGGTCACTCCGGCGGGTGCCTGACAACAGGACACCTGACAGGCAGCGAAGGCGTCAGGCGAGGTGTCGGCCGGGGCGAATTTCCTGGCGCTCCCACCTCCGCGACCGCACGCTGGTCGGCGATGGACGTCCCGACGCCTGTGAGCGGTCACACATGAGAAAAGTGCATGAGTATGCAGATAGCCGTATATTCTGGCTCCTCCGCCCCCTCATGGAACGGGAGTTGCTTGCATGACCACTCTGGATCCGGCCCTCGAACCGCTCTATGACCTCGTCCTGCAGCGCAACCCGGGGGAGGTTGAGTTCCACCAGGCCGTCCTGGAGGTGATGGACAGTCTCGGCGCGGTGGTGCGCAAGCACCCTGCCTACATGGACGAGCGGGTCATTGCCCGGCTGTGTGAGCCGGAGCGTCAGATCATCTTCCGGGTCCCGTGGGTGGACGACAAGGGCAAGATCGAGATCCACCGCGGCTTCCGGGTCGAGTTCAACTCCGCCCTCGGGCCCTACAAGGGCGGCTTGCGCTTCCACCCGAGCGTGTTGCTGGGCACCGTGAAGTTCCTGGGCTTTGAGCAGATCTTCAAGAACGCCCTCACCGGCCTGCCGATCGGCGGCGGCAAGGGCGGCTCCGACTTCGACCCCAAGGGTCGCTCGGACATGGAGATCATGCGATTCTGCCAGTCGTTCATGACAGAGCTCTACCGCCACATCGGCGAATACACCGACGTTCCCGCCGGCGACATCGGGGTGGGCGGCCGCGAGATCGGCTACCTGTTCGGTCAGTACAAGCGGATCACCAACCGCTATGAGTCGGCCGTCCTCACCGGCAAGGGGCTGGGCTGGGGTGGGTCGATGGTGCGCCGCGAGGCCACCGGCTTCGGGCTGGTCTATTTCGTCGAGGAGATGCTCCGCACCAAGGGCAGCTCGTTTGACGGGCAGCGCGTGGTCGTCTCGGGATCGGGCAACGTCGCGACCTACGCGATCGACAAGGTGCACCAGCTGGGCGGCAAGGTCATCGCCTGCTCCGACTCCAGCGGCTATGTCGTCGACGAGAAGGGCATCGACGTTGCGCTGCTCAAGGACGTCAAGGAGGTCCGGCGCGAGCGGATCAAGGCGTATGCCGAGGAGCGGGGCGCGCAGTATGTCGAGGGCGGCTCGATCTGGGACGTGCCCTGCAGCGTCGCCCTTCCGTGCGCCACCCAGAACGAGCTGGACGAGGACGGCGCCCTGGCGCTGGTCAAG contains the following coding sequences:
- a CDS encoding response regulator, with translation MSVDIRPVRVLLVDDDPLVCSGLELMLSAAGGISVVGSVGDGDLVVGAVHQHHPDVVLMDVRMPRVDGITATRELLAQVNPPRVLVLTTFAEDSAVMRAVEAGAAGFLLKTAAPADIIDAVRRVAAGEGVLSPASVPELLQHVVDHPVVTRRREAAGQLAALTQREREIVVRVARGLSNADVARDLFVSEATVKSHLGAVLARLGCTSRVEVAVLAERAGWLHAVTPAGA
- the gdhA gene encoding NADP-specific glutamate dehydrogenase; protein product: MDPALEPLYDLVLQRNPGEVEFHQAVLEVMDSLGAVVRKHPAYMDERVIARLCEPERQIIFRVPWVDDKGKIEIHRGFRVEFNSALGPYKGGLRFHPSVLLGTVKFLGFEQIFKNALTGLPIGGGKGGSDFDPKGRSDMEIMRFCQSFMTELYRHIGEYTDVPAGDIGVGGREIGYLFGQYKRITNRYESAVLTGKGLGWGGSMVRREATGFGLVYFVEEMLRTKGSSFDGQRVVVSGSGNVATYAIDKVHQLGGKVIACSDSSGYVVDEKGIDVALLKDVKEVRRERIKAYAEERGAQYVEGGSIWDVPCSVALPCATQNELDEDGALALVKHGVVAVGEGANMPTTPEAVRTLRDAGVMFAPGKAANAGGVATSALEMQQNASRDSWSFEHTEARLAEIMRGIHERCAATAEEYDVPGNYVLGANAAAFVQVADAMIAQGVI